In Alkalihalobacillus sp. TS-13, the following are encoded in one genomic region:
- a CDS encoding ABC transporter permease has translation MEIQKETSTAPLTEPSKKNSSTKYSIIKWIRPLLKSKTGMLGISIVAIVCFTAVFAPLLTPYKPETVDFSAISTPPFWMDGGSFNHILGTDNLGRDLLSRIIYGAQISLLVGISSVGVAGVIGVIIGLISGYYGGLVDTLLMRFVDANIAIPSILLALVVLGFMSPTITTLIIVIGVSSWIGYARVVRSEVLSLKEREYVKAAKSIGVRNGTIMRRHLLPNVSSSVIVIATTSVATTIITEASLSFLGLGPKAVTWGKILSDGRDYLSTSWWIATFPGIAITITVLGIIFLGDYLRDILDPRIQE, from the coding sequence AAGTGGATCAGACCCTTATTGAAAAGCAAAACCGGTATGTTAGGAATTAGTATAGTCGCGATTGTTTGTTTTACAGCTGTTTTTGCTCCCCTTCTTACCCCTTACAAGCCGGAAACGGTTGATTTTTCAGCAATCTCCACTCCGCCTTTTTGGATGGACGGGGGAAGCTTCAACCATATACTTGGGACAGACAATTTAGGTCGTGATTTGTTAAGCAGGATCATTTATGGAGCGCAGATTTCACTCTTAGTCGGAATAAGCTCAGTTGGTGTGGCCGGGGTGATCGGTGTCATCATTGGGCTGATATCTGGATATTATGGCGGTTTAGTAGACACCTTGCTAATGAGATTTGTTGACGCAAATATAGCAATTCCTTCGATTTTATTAGCATTAGTCGTTTTAGGTTTTATGTCTCCTACCATAACCACACTAATTATTGTGATTGGTGTATCAAGTTGGATTGGATACGCAAGGGTCGTACGAAGTGAGGTACTAAGTCTGAAAGAACGAGAATATGTTAAGGCTGCTAAATCAATCGGCGTTCGTAATGGTACGATAATGCGTAGGCACTTGCTGCCTAATGTATCATCTTCGGTTATCGTCATTGCCACAACAAGCGTAGCGACGACCATCATCACTGAGGCATCTCTCAGCTTTTTAGGGTTAGGTCCCAAAGCTGTCACCTGGGGAAAAATATTAAGTGACGGACGAGACTATCTTTCAACAAGCTGGTGGATTGCCACATTTCCAGGTATCGCCATAACAATCACTGTACTCGGTATTATTTTCTTAGGAGATTATTTACGGGATATACTCGATCCACGTATACAAGAATAG
- a CDS encoding ABC transporter ATP-binding protein, with protein sequence MDKMENLLQVKELKTHFMTMNGVVPSVNGVTFNIKKGEKVALVGESGSGKSVTSLSIMGLIEEPGKIVDGSIIFDERSLLDLREKEMEKIRGNDIAMIFQEPLTSLNPLFPVGKQIRESLLLHQKISKKEAKQRAIELLKKVGIPMPEQVYSSYPHSLSGGMRQRVMIAIALSCEPKLIIADEPTTALDVTIQAQILEILNELSELENTALLIITHDLGVVAEIADRVMVMYCGQIVEEADVFSIFDSPLHPYTKALLKSTPRLNGQETLATIEGRVPNPLHMPKGCTFHTRCPYAIEKCSSNVPANQEFRPNHHVRCWLADEEEGGIKIG encoded by the coding sequence ATGGATAAAATGGAAAACCTTCTGCAAGTCAAAGAGTTGAAAACACATTTTATGACCATGAATGGCGTTGTGCCATCTGTAAATGGAGTCACTTTTAATATAAAAAAAGGGGAAAAAGTTGCACTTGTGGGCGAATCTGGATCAGGAAAAAGCGTCACATCCCTTTCAATAATGGGTCTCATTGAGGAACCAGGGAAGATAGTGGATGGGAGCATTATTTTCGATGAAAGAAGTTTATTAGACTTACGTGAAAAAGAAATGGAGAAAATTCGTGGGAATGATATAGCAATGATATTCCAAGAGCCTCTAACTTCTTTAAATCCCTTATTCCCTGTAGGTAAACAGATTCGTGAAAGTCTTCTTCTTCATCAAAAAATATCAAAGAAAGAAGCTAAGCAGAGAGCAATCGAACTCTTGAAAAAAGTTGGTATTCCCATGCCGGAACAGGTGTATTCGTCTTATCCCCATTCATTAAGCGGGGGTATGAGGCAAAGAGTCATGATCGCGATTGCATTATCTTGTGAACCTAAATTAATTATTGCGGACGAACCGACAACTGCGTTAGACGTTACGATTCAAGCTCAAATTTTAGAAATATTGAACGAGCTTTCTGAACTCGAAAATACAGCACTCTTAATCATCACCCATGATTTAGGAGTGGTTGCTGAAATAGCCGATCGAGTAATGGTGATGTACTGTGGTCAAATAGTAGAGGAAGCAGATGTTTTTTCAATCTTTGATTCACCGTTACATCCATATACCAAAGCATTATTAAAAAGCACTCCGCGTCTAAATGGACAAGAAACGCTAGCAACTATTGAAGGCAGGGTACCAAACCCTCTCCATATGCCAAAGGGATGTACATTTCATACGAGATGTCCCTATGCGATCGAAAAATGCTCATCGAATGTCCCAGCAAATCAAGAATTCCGACCAAATCATCATGTGCGTTGTTGGTTAGCTGATGAGGAAGAAGGTGGGATCAAAATTGGTTGA
- a CDS encoding ABC transporter ATP-binding protein, with protein sequence MRKKVGSKLVDNNEYILEIKGLKKYYKVPNSTTKAYLKAVDGIDLKVRTGETLGIVGESGCGKSTLGNLIVKLIEPTQGEIISSGINLNDLKPKQLRNKRREMQIIFQDPYSSLNPRMRIFDIIAEPLVTHKLARGSALKERVIELMEVVGLDADYLTRYPHEFSGGQRQRIGIARALALNPKVIVCDEPVSALDVSIQAQILNLLIKLQKQFDLTLIFIAHGIQAVNYISDQIAVMYLGRIVEIAGKEQIMNHPKHPYTELLLSSVPISHPKYRNEKVKTVINRESPSPVNLPSGCRFHTRCPYADEKCKKEDPNLVETNDGHFVACHYPIIKENR encoded by the coding sequence ATGAGGAAGAAGGTGGGATCAAAATTGGTTGACAATAATGAATATATTCTTGAAATAAAAGGTTTGAAAAAATACTATAAGGTACCAAACTCCACAACAAAAGCTTACTTAAAAGCTGTAGATGGGATCGACCTTAAGGTTCGTACCGGAGAAACCTTGGGAATTGTAGGGGAATCGGGGTGTGGTAAATCTACTCTTGGAAATCTCATCGTTAAATTAATAGAGCCGACACAGGGAGAGATAATTTCGAGCGGTATTAATCTGAATGACTTAAAACCTAAACAGCTCAGAAATAAACGTAGGGAAATGCAAATCATTTTCCAAGACCCGTACTCTTCGTTAAACCCTAGAATGAGGATATTTGACATTATAGCTGAACCATTGGTAACTCATAAACTCGCACGCGGATCAGCATTAAAAGAGCGAGTTATTGAACTTATGGAAGTAGTAGGTTTAGACGCTGATTATCTTACTCGATATCCCCATGAATTCAGTGGGGGACAAAGGCAACGCATAGGTATTGCAAGAGCTCTGGCGTTGAATCCAAAAGTTATTGTTTGTGACGAACCAGTTTCTGCATTAGATGTATCCATTCAAGCACAAATTTTGAATCTATTGATCAAATTGCAAAAGCAATTTGATTTAACACTTATCTTTATTGCGCATGGAATACAAGCAGTAAACTATATCAGCGATCAAATTGCTGTGATGTATCTTGGGAGGATCGTAGAGATAGCTGGTAAGGAACAAATCATGAATCACCCAAAGCACCCCTACACAGAACTTTTACTTTCATCCGTTCCGATATCCCATCCAAAATATCGTAACGAGAAAGTGAAAACTGTAATAAATAGAGAAAGTCCCAGCCCGGTGAACCTGCCAAGTGGATGTCGTTTCCATACTCGTTGCCCTTATGCTGATGAAAAATGTAAAAAAGAAGATCCAAACTTAGTAGAAACGAATGATGGACATTTTGTGGCCTGCCATTATCCAATTATTAAGGAGAATAGATAA
- a CDS encoding N-formylglutamate amidohydrolase, whose product MQQTNHLETLIHLYEGPFLLNNKKGNISSKVPFDIKKGSVPILLSMPHSVVHLRNHKLKEADDYTGSIGLIVQSLTNCYSLYSTRLSEEDPNYVKDGLYKKELVQLIKRHNIAAVIDIHGASLKREFDIDLGTLHGKSIKHAYVENIREIFNRNNIKDVRENDTFPATHTGTITSYVYTYTGIPCIQIEINGKYRNPLADMENIRSIIHSLVDIVDYLSVEIVV is encoded by the coding sequence ATGCAACAAACTAATCATTTAGAAACGCTCATTCATCTGTATGAAGGTCCATTTCTTTTAAATAATAAGAAAGGAAACATCTCCTCAAAGGTTCCTTTTGATATTAAAAAGGGCAGTGTTCCAATTCTTCTTTCAATGCCGCATTCGGTTGTTCATTTAAGAAATCATAAACTAAAAGAAGCCGATGATTATACCGGATCAATAGGTTTGATCGTACAGAGTTTAACGAATTGCTATTCCCTCTATTCCACAAGATTGTCAGAAGAAGATCCTAACTATGTAAAAGATGGATTGTACAAAAAGGAATTAGTACAACTAATTAAAAGGCACAATATAGCCGCAGTAATTGATATTCACGGTGCTTCATTAAAACGTGAATTTGACATCGATTTAGGGACGCTCCATGGTAAGTCTATTAAACATGCTTATGTAGAAAACATCAGAGAGATTTTTAATAGGAATAACATTAAGGATGTTAGAGAAAATGACACTTTCCCTGCAACACACACGGGGACAATTACGTCATATGTTTATACCTATACTGGTATTCCGTGTATTCAAATTGAAATAAACGGGAAATACCGAAACCCACTTGCTGATATGGAAAACATTCGTTCTATTATTCATTCACTAGTTGATATTGTAGACTATCTGTCAGTGGAGATAGTGGTATGA
- the ggt gene encoding gamma-glutamyltransferase: MNSQYGVSAAHPLAVDSGMAVLEKGGNAVDAAIAVSFVLAVVEPYASGIGGGGTMLICPHDSNKPISFDYREMAPLSGWMAPEKIGVPGFVKGMEKIFQEYGTLDWSYLLSFAVDYAEQGFPVSPQLYQQLNQAVHLPIDKLDHFYFMRKPVSIGKRVVQVELSKTLKKIQEQGSKAFYTGEIAQKICDLACGIELGDLQKYTVIKRDAVYGNFADYKVWSSPPPLSGIMLIHTLKVAESLYISKYNDDDIEFIDVLGKIINHCDIERKKYLGDPAFIKISQDDLLSEKYIQQLMDKINSLNLNKKMSLCQDHNNTTHFSLVDKEGTMVSTTNTISEYFGSGLYIDGFFLNNQLRNFSDEPNSPNGPFPGKRPISTISPTILTKDDNPVLAIGASGGGRIPTMLTKIIIRIIENNQNIQDAVSAPRFFVDNNTIYLEEPITPAKEEELKNKGYQVKVYQNHMYYAGVHAILRDFQGNLSGAADPRRGGKVEVNNIHQSNS; encoded by the coding sequence ATGAATAGCCAATATGGGGTAAGTGCGGCACATCCGCTTGCCGTAGACTCTGGAATGGCTGTTCTTGAAAAAGGCGGGAATGCTGTTGATGCTGCGATAGCTGTTTCTTTTGTTTTAGCTGTTGTAGAGCCTTATGCCTCGGGAATAGGTGGAGGCGGTACCATGCTCATTTGTCCTCATGATTCCAATAAGCCAATTTCTTTTGATTATCGTGAAATGGCACCTTTATCTGGGTGGATGGCACCAGAGAAAATTGGTGTTCCTGGTTTTGTGAAGGGAATGGAAAAAATATTCCAAGAATATGGTACGCTGGATTGGTCATACTTATTATCTTTTGCTGTAGATTATGCTGAGCAGGGATTTCCGGTATCTCCACAGTTATATCAACAATTGAACCAGGCCGTACATTTACCAATTGATAAATTAGACCATTTTTACTTTATGAGAAAACCAGTTTCAATAGGTAAACGAGTTGTTCAAGTTGAGCTATCAAAAACGTTAAAAAAAATTCAAGAACAGGGTTCTAAAGCTTTTTATACAGGAGAAATTGCACAGAAGATATGTGACTTGGCATGTGGTATCGAATTAGGAGATTTACAAAAATATACTGTAATTAAAAGAGATGCAGTTTACGGTAATTTTGCCGATTACAAAGTATGGTCTTCTCCACCCCCACTATCAGGGATCATGCTTATTCACACGTTAAAGGTAGCAGAGTCTTTATATATCAGCAAATATAATGATGATGATATAGAATTTATTGATGTTTTGGGTAAAATTATAAACCATTGTGACATCGAACGGAAAAAATACTTAGGTGATCCAGCATTTATTAAAATTTCCCAAGATGATCTGTTAAGTGAGAAATACATCCAACAATTAATGGATAAAATTAATAGTTTAAACCTAAACAAAAAAATGAGTTTATGCCAAGACCATAACAATACCACCCATTTCAGTTTAGTAGATAAAGAGGGAACTATGGTCTCAACAACTAATACAATCAGTGAATATTTTGGTTCGGGCTTATACATTGATGGTTTCTTTCTTAATAATCAGCTTCGAAATTTTAGCGATGAGCCTAATTCCCCTAATGGACCGTTTCCTGGTAAGAGGCCGATCAGTACAATTTCCCCTACGATTTTAACTAAAGACGATAATCCAGTATTAGCGATTGGCGCATCTGGTGGCGGGAGAATCCCTACAATGCTCACAAAAATCATAATCCGAATAATCGAAAACAACCAAAATATACAAGATGCTGTTTCAGCTCCTCGCTTTTTTGTTGATAACAATACCATTTATTTAGAAGAACCTATTACTCCCGCAAAAGAAGAAGAATTGAAAAATAAAGGATACCAAGTCAAAGTCTATCAAAATCATATGTATTATGCAGGAGTCCATGCCATCTTAAGGGATTTTCAAGGGAATTTATCCGGTGCGGCAGATCCAAGACGTGGCGGTAAAGTAGAAGTTAATAATATACATCAAAGTAATTCATGA
- a CDS encoding DNRLRE domain-containing protein: MKSKMIFRLLGITLICISFSLSGLSQSVAWASSSAIATGESTVDGRPVAWKNRDHWSTADGWKVFPYYYQADGDSFGDGDRYTSLHNYMGVTAKGSSGLDVHTGKQIPWVGTNDKGLGLVQVAGHTLTSSFAEDNGYPVSQDLENGMSGGFLNHVILSRAEHIDEVEQILRDTNDGGGFNSSYARNTSTIISVFDRWGNAATFEIDGNSFTRDNVTKEYVKDKNGHFSTLHTDEKDQGNPSDGAYSGYDWRNNFSKVDWIKPNGFPYFVDDQTTEVDSNGEIVNSGSTSDGIHDWEYSSSAIKRYPRAGIRMDDPHIKDYRYFIHKDVGSYALGDKYDIETLSKNIGILPGGEKPNGWHLNRFVSTFGTVIVGSKPGDPYEGKLTTMWVSLGEPSVGLFVPLFPYSGEVPSELTTMYSAINDKRHQVYDYTDDNSCGYSCGRNVDHSIDTHALTGEYYGESGIMQYTFDIDNWAFDQYDQFIADLRDGTRSLTELKQDMINWQKKIAQQAKEYYVNETSIFPAIEDAYVNSNNPDRNYDDFLSVRQDDRISYLKFNLEGITGKRIQSVKLRLTESTNGMAGDTNLQVSKTIDPWDETTVTWNTKPSTDGMVYGTYKGGQLNENEVIDIPLDPSFIEGDGIYEIALTGTSGSVDDEFSMRDTLDGAKIIVDFGDLNDIILDNKDATLSSEWLTSTTEPDYYGHNYLYRSTNGTEKKVVWTPYITNPGNYEIYYWLPDGTTNRAPDAPFTINYSGGSVTINVDQTVSGGEWVQLGTGVYPFDSGMHGSLELSSTASNGNYVIADAVRFVKVP; encoded by the coding sequence ATGAAGAGTAAAATGATATTCCGTTTACTAGGAATTACCCTTATATGCATTTCTTTTTCGCTATCAGGATTATCCCAGTCTGTAGCATGGGCGTCCAGTTCGGCAATTGCTACCGGGGAATCAACAGTCGATGGTCGTCCAGTGGCATGGAAAAATCGAGATCATTGGTCAACAGCAGATGGTTGGAAGGTGTTTCCTTACTATTATCAAGCAGACGGCGATTCTTTCGGAGACGGGGATCGTTATACCTCCCTTCATAATTACATGGGTGTCACCGCCAAAGGATCATCCGGATTGGACGTGCATACTGGTAAGCAAATCCCTTGGGTTGGAACCAATGATAAAGGCTTGGGATTAGTTCAGGTTGCCGGTCACACGTTAACCTCAAGTTTCGCGGAAGACAATGGATACCCCGTATCCCAGGATCTCGAAAATGGAATGAGTGGTGGTTTCTTGAATCACGTCATCCTTTCTCGAGCAGAGCATATTGATGAAGTAGAACAAATTTTAAGGGATACCAATGACGGTGGTGGATTTAATAGTAGTTATGCGAGGAACACTTCCACGATTATAAGTGTTTTTGATCGATGGGGAAATGCTGCTACATTTGAGATTGATGGAAATAGTTTTACCCGAGATAATGTGACAAAAGAATATGTTAAAGATAAGAATGGACATTTTAGTACTTTACACACCGATGAAAAGGATCAAGGAAATCCTTCGGATGGGGCTTATAGCGGTTATGATTGGCGAAATAACTTTTCAAAGGTTGATTGGATAAAGCCGAATGGTTTCCCTTATTTCGTAGATGACCAGACTACGGAAGTAGATTCCAATGGAGAGATTGTCAACAGCGGTTCGACTTCAGATGGTATTCATGATTGGGAATATTCTTCTAGTGCTATTAAGCGTTATCCTAGAGCCGGGATTCGAATGGATGACCCGCATATAAAAGACTATCGTTATTTTATACACAAGGATGTTGGTTCTTACGCATTAGGGGATAAATACGATATTGAAACGTTATCAAAAAATATTGGCATTCTTCCCGGAGGTGAAAAACCAAACGGGTGGCATTTAAACCGGTTCGTGTCAACTTTCGGTACAGTTATTGTAGGTTCAAAGCCCGGGGACCCTTATGAAGGGAAACTAACCACAATGTGGGTATCACTTGGTGAGCCTTCTGTCGGTTTGTTCGTACCTCTTTTTCCATACTCTGGTGAGGTACCATCAGAATTAACTACAATGTACTCAGCGATTAATGATAAAAGACATCAGGTCTATGATTATACAGACGATAACTCTTGTGGTTACAGCTGTGGACGAAATGTAGATCATTCTATTGATACACACGCGTTGACAGGTGAATATTACGGCGAGTCCGGGATCATGCAGTATACCTTTGATATCGATAACTGGGCTTTTGATCAATATGATCAATTCATAGCTGATCTTCGTGACGGTACGAGATCGTTGACAGAATTAAAGCAAGATATGATTAATTGGCAGAAAAAGATAGCTCAACAAGCAAAGGAATACTATGTAAATGAGACAAGTATCTTTCCGGCTATTGAGGATGCTTATGTCAATTCAAACAACCCTGATAGGAACTATGATGATTTTCTGAGTGTTCGACAGGATGATCGAATATCTTATTTGAAATTCAACTTGGAAGGAATTACCGGAAAGCGAATTCAATCTGTAAAGCTTCGTCTCACTGAGAGTACAAATGGAATGGCTGGAGACACGAACTTACAAGTATCAAAAACGATAGATCCATGGGATGAAACAACCGTCACCTGGAATACAAAACCTTCAACTGATGGTATGGTATATGGAACCTATAAAGGTGGACAGCTTAATGAAAATGAGGTTATCGATATCCCACTAGATCCGTCCTTCATCGAAGGAGACGGTATATATGAGATTGCACTAACCGGTACTTCAGGTTCAGTAGACGATGAGTTCTCAATGAGAGATACATTGGATGGCGCAAAGATTATTGTCGACTTCGGTGATTTAAATGACATTATATTGGATAACAAAGATGCAACACTATCATCAGAGTGGCTGACTTCAACAACAGAACCGGATTATTATGGACACAACTATTTGTACCGTTCCACAAATGGGACAGAGAAGAAAGTAGTCTGGACTCCGTACATTACGAATCCGGGTAACTATGAAATTTATTATTGGCTTCCAGATGGCACAACTAATCGAGCACCTGACGCACCATTTACGATTAATTATTCAGGAGGATCCGTCACTATTAATGTGGACCAAACTGTTTCTGGAGGGGAATGGGTCCAGTTAGGAACAGGCGTTTACCCATTTGATTCGGGTATGCACGGAAGTTTGGAGCTTAGCAGCACAGCCAGTAATGGTAATTATGTAATAGCTGATGCAGTCCGTTTTGTAAAAGTTCCCTAA
- a CDS encoding RraA family protein, whose product MVFQLMKEKLYAAVICDTLDDLDFRNQAMREDIRPLENDTVLVGKAKTVLAADVYHEYQNPYEQEINAIDSIKEDEVVVAGTNHSVRNGLWGELLSTASKMRGARGAVIDGLIRDTKKILELGFPVYCTGFKPVDSKGRGVVIDYDCPVEVGGVLVHPNDVIFGDRDGVVVIPKAVFQETVERALDKVNSENQTRNELLEGKLLKDVYDKYGVL is encoded by the coding sequence ATGGTTTTTCAGTTAATGAAAGAAAAGCTTTATGCTGCGGTGATCTGTGATACACTTGATGATTTAGATTTCAGGAACCAGGCGATGAGAGAAGACATTCGGCCGCTGGAAAATGACACAGTATTAGTGGGGAAAGCAAAAACAGTTTTGGCTGCGGATGTTTATCATGAATATCAAAACCCTTATGAGCAGGAAATTAACGCAATCGATAGCATTAAAGAAGATGAAGTCGTGGTAGCCGGGACAAATCATTCCGTGCGCAATGGGCTGTGGGGCGAATTACTCTCTACCGCTTCTAAAATGAGAGGAGCGAGAGGAGCGGTTATCGACGGCCTTATCAGAGACACGAAAAAGATTCTTGAACTCGGATTTCCTGTCTATTGTACTGGTTTTAAACCGGTCGATTCAAAAGGCAGAGGAGTTGTGATCGATTATGATTGTCCGGTTGAGGTAGGAGGCGTGTTGGTTCATCCGAATGATGTCATTTTCGGAGATAGAGATGGTGTCGTAGTAATTCCTAAAGCAGTATTTCAAGAAACAGTGGAAAGAGCTTTAGATAAAGTGAACAGTGAAAACCAGACAAGAAACGAGTTGCTTGAAGGAAAACTGTTGAAAGACGTATATGACAAATATGGGGTTTTATAA